Genomic segment of Pecten maximus unplaced genomic scaffold, xPecMax1.1, whole genome shotgun sequence:
gctggggtgaagggctacaaagtttgttcaaataaatgaccttgaccttcattcaaggtcacatgggtcaaataggctataatcttcaaacgacttcttctcaataaccaagaggcccagggacttgatattgggcctatagcatgctggggtgaagggctacaaattttgttcaaataaatgaccttgaccttcattcaaggtcacaggggtcaaataggttataatcttcaaacgacttcttctcaataaccaagaggcccaatgacttgatattgggcctgtagcatgcatATGtaggggtgaagggctaccaattttgttcaaataaatgatcttgacctacattcaaggtcacaggggggaaatttgcgatagccaagagcctcatagatctgatattaggccaatagaatgatggaatgaaggactagaaaatttttaaaatgaataaaactagcttacaatgaattttgaataaagaggtTATCAACATggtatctttagaaatgacctcatcaacttcaaagttgctgtagagccaggtgagcgatacaggcccattgggcctcttgtaattcCTTTTGTTCATTGTTGTGCAGTAGGTGTCGTCTGTCCATTAACAATTCACATTTTTGCCGTCTCAGAAATCCCTGATGCTGATGTTTGTTCTTACAAGTTTAATCTTCTTTCCTTGCAGATACAACAAAGTCTACAATTCAGACAGAAAAAGAAAGCTACAAGTATATTTCTACCAAAAGTCTCCAAGATGCCCATCAAAAACTTCTGGAGAACAAAATTGTTATAATCCAGGGAAACTCGGGGGACGGGAAATCATCTGCTGCACTTGAACTTCTCGGTTTGCTGTGCTGTAATGAAGAGGAGGGGCAACATAAACGATGTCGACAACCACTACAACTACACGAGATAAAAGACTTAGATTCAGTTGCACCAAAGTCACAATTAgttatttattttgatgacaTCTTTGGAACGAATGTTGTGTGTCAGGAAGATGTGAAAGAATGGGAGAAACgagaaaaagaaattattgCAAAACTTTGTGGAAATGAATCTGAGTCCAATTATCTGGTCATTACAATTCGTAGTGGAATGATTAATTCTTTAAGTGGCCTTGGAAAATTATTTACCAAAGAAAACATTGTTGACCTTAGCCAGTACAAAGAAGACAAAGAAAAACTTGCATTGTTAAGGTTGTATGAACCAAAAACTGAATTTGTTAAATGGACAGATGATGAGGAGAAACAGATTGTGGCCTCGGCCCCAGACATTGGGTTTCCACAGTGTTGTAGATTATTTAGGGACACACCTAGTTTACAAACAGAGAGAGTGAAATTCTTTGAAAGACCTTTGCATTATTTTAAATCCTCTTTATCTAAATTAGAAGACGGGAAATTTTATGGTCTGCTGTATCTGTTCCTCAATGGCGGCTCAGTTGTAGAACATGATTTAGACCCTTTCATTGAAAATATTGAGGAAAATGAGAAAATGAAAGCAGCATTTGCTTTTGATGTAGTAAAAGTTAACCCAACATCTGAGCTTATTTACAAAAAAGAGAAGAAAGCTGAATTTGTAAAGGAGTCATTAGAATGCCTTTTGGGTTGGCTGGTGAGAAAAGAATCTACACTGTGGGTAAAATATCCCTCTTTCAAATTCAACCACGACTCCATTGAGGAAACAGTGGCACTTTTGTATGGAGAGAAAACTCCCACTGGCTACATACAGAATTGTCCCAGAAAGTTCCTCAGTTATGTAACTACAACAAAAAACACCCCAAACAGAATAGTTATATCATCTGATAATCAAACCAATGCCATGTATAAACGTATAGTGAAAGAGTTTCAATCTGTTGATCCTAAACGTTACCGGTATTTGAGTGAGTGTGACTATTTAGCTACATTAGACGTATGGACAGACACACTGTTTCTACAGGGATTTATCAGATGGCTAAGTGGTCAGAATGATGACAAAAACTTACACCAACTGATAAAATGTGGGTTGTTAAATGAAGCTTGTTCTACTGGTTTAGAAGATCGTGTCTCGTATCTCCTTTCTGTGGGTGCCACACCCGACAATGATACACCGTTTATTGTAGTGAAGGGTGGGAGTGTACCACTACTGACACAAATACTAAAGTATGACGTCATTCCTACAACGAGGGCACGCGAGTCACgatcatcatatatatattatacttacaATATCAATGTCCTACAGGAGGCGTGTTTGTTTGAGAGAGAAGAGATGGTGACCATGTTGTGTGACACTTACCCAGACTTGGTACATGGGACTGATGACGGTAGACAAAGCACGCTCCATCTTGTGGCACAGACAGGAAACGTTGGTCTATTTCAGACAGTGGAGAGATTGGTACTTAAATCATTGTGTAGAGTTGAGGATGTACAACATAAGTGTGAGACAGAAGATGGTCGTGTTGTACATAGGAGTTGTGTGTGTGGAcagtacatgtcacagttagtggACTACAGAGGGTTTACAGTATTACATGAAAGTTGTAGGTGgggacacagggagcttagtttatacctgtgtcagtgttaccCAGCACTGACTACAGCTGTAACTAGCGACGGgtttacagtattacattatagttGTAGTTGGGGACAAagggagcttagtttagagctgtgtaagttagacccagcactaactacagctgtagataaccGTGGGggtacagtattacattatagttGTGGTCagggacacagggagcttagtttataCCTGTGTAAGTTATACCCAGCACTGACTACAGCTGTAACTAGCGACgggtatacagtattacattatagttGTAGTTGGGGACAAagggagcttagtttagagctgtgtaagttagacccagcactaactacagctgtagataactACGGGTATAATTGTCTACATCACATAGCCAGGTGGACATCAGATGTAGACATGTTCACTGATTGTGAACGTCACGTAAAACAGTATGTAGAGAAAACAGGAGGTAAGTATGACATCACGACCATACTTACTAATGACGGGAGATCTGTTTTAGACATGGCAAAGGAATTGAGAGAGAGGTGGGAGTTATATAACAACCGTTTGTATGATCATCTTGTCaaagtttttaataaataaaagtattaaaTATTCACACTTCTATACATTAACTTGTgtaacataatgacaaaataaacagCAACGAACAGAACACTGTGGAAACCTTTTGTAGGATCATCTTGTCAAgtttattgtaaataaaaatactgATAAATAGTCACACATACTTCTTAACCTTCTatacattaacttgtataacatGGTGTATAATTAAACAAAGATTAAGTTGaagaaacaatttattttcatcattgttcacaacaacaaacaaaaggGGCGAGTACAAAACCCGGAATGCACTCAGGCGTGAAgagatttttgttgatttattgtgtttattaggtcatacagttgagtgtagactaaaggttacacccaagtgcactccgagtgcactccgtttggacttggagtgcactccgtttggactccaggtaaacttggagtgcactccaagtggactccgagtctacctggagtcctatacgacaccatgtctgccccgggtctataatcagactatatcatatataaatattaatactttgatgcttttaatataatttattataaataaatagatttttacaaattacttttgttctgttaatattactattaacatttgtttagtctacaagggatatttattttattgttaatgcatggtaataatgccttcatgttaaatctatatttattaagatccataaaatacagttttacaatttatgctataatcaggtttttatgaaagttaattgcttattatttcatatttcatcaaaatgtaattaaactgtatttcattttattaaggaagtaaaaaattatttcaattagaatatttatttctgtacacatatcatgactttaaaggaagtttagataatgtatctatattatgttattgattattcaaaatattgaaagttaacagtatataattacttcttgtgttttttttaataagacattctctacatgaaaggaaaatataactacagatatgtactcagttcaggcaagtaattataaaataaacataatcaatagtttatataagtttatatttttaaatgtattgttaaaaagtatacatttacaactgtaaatatttacgagcattacctggttaaaataatgttctgacataatgtacacacaagtATGAAGTTCTGTACTAcccataataaatgacagtatctgttataattgctattattattggccatgcatgactgactctggcctgacacacctgagaactgtgccaggtgagttttagtagccagctacaggtactgtcctgggttcacagaaatacctatgtccatatttgttgttgtatggcttcaaatgatgaagctgtgcaaagctgGGTGTGTAGCCTCAGGCCatcagaacagtaagattatctcctgacctGAAGGAAAGATTGTAGCTCTCCatctgagaggccttaatcagaccaaaattataaacaaaataccgatataattaaggtggaaatgtcaaaataagctgtaaaaccattaacaaactGGTAAACAGGTTTTAGAAGACCAcctttattgaaatgaagttaTTCTATAccgaaattagaaagtaaaaataagctgtttctcataacattgtaacctgtctaaactgtaaGTCATTGAGACTAAACGTATTGGCcggtttatgcaggtgtccggtatgtagaggtgaaatgttgaatgatacaagttcagaaaaaaataatgtaaatcaaattaagaaatgacgcagttcttatcttgttatattcaaaaatataaagacattgctttaaaaaataattgtaaagaaagagattaaagtaaaaaaaaaatcagtattattcccaatggtataataaatgcaaattcaccatttcccataaccaacctatagccgtatacccgtaattagtacacattgttcttgTCCAGGAATtaagattatagagcctgaggtacaATTTGCCCCGTGGCAGTTGGACACTGGCAgcctatgtaccatttacctgtaaagcttacctgttggaactacatcgttttattagctcacctgcccgaagggcaagtgagcttatgccgtggtgcggcgtccgtcgtccgtccgtccgtctgtccggccgtccgtccggccgtccggcgtcaactttttcattcaaacaacttcttctcaataaccaaaaggcccagggacttgatattgggcctgtagcatgctggggtgaagggctacaaagtttgttaaaataaatgaccttgaccttcattcaaggtcacattggtcaaataggctataatcttcaaacgacttcttctcaataaccaagaggcccagggacttgatattgggcctgtagcatgctggggtgaatggctacaaagtttgttcaaataaatgaccttgaccttcattcaaggtcacatgggtcaaataggctataattttcaaacgacttcttctcaataaccaagaggcccagggacttgatattgggcctgtagcatgctggggtgaagggctacaaagtttgttaaaataaatgaccttgaccttcattcaaggtcacattggtcaaataggctataatcttcaaacgacttcttctcaataaccaagaggcccagggacttgatattgggcctgtagcatgctggggtgaagggctacaaagtttgttcaaataaatgaccttgaccttcattcaaggtcacatgggtcaaataggctataattttcaaacgacttcttctcaataaccaagaggcccagggacttgatattgggcctgtagcatgctggggtgaatggctacaaagtttgttcaaataaatgaccttgaccttcattcaaggtcacattggtcaaataggctataatcttcaaacgacttcttctcaataaccaagaggcccagggacttgatattgggcctgtagcatgctggggtgaatggctacaaagtttgttcaaataaatgaccttgaccttcattcaaggtcacatgggtcaaataggctataattttcaaacgacttcttctcaataaccaagaggcccagggacttgatattgggcctgtagcatgctggggtgaagggctacaaagtttgttaaaataaatgaccttgaccttcattcaaggtcacatgggtcaaataggctataatcttcaaacgacttcttctcaataaccaagaggcccagggacttgatattgagcctgtagcatgctggggtgaagggctacaaagtttgttcaaataaatgaccttgaccttcattcaaggtcacatgggtcaaataggctataatcttcaaacgacttcttctcaataaccaagaggcccagggacttgatattgggcctgtagcatgctggggtgaagggctaccaagtttgttcaaataaatgaccttgaccttcattcaaggtcacatgggtcaaataggctataatcttcaaacgacctcttctcaataaccaagaggcccagggacttgatatttggcctgtagcatgctggggtgaagggctactaagtttgttcaaataaataaccttgaccttcattcaaggtcatatgagtccaataggctataatcttcaaacgacttcttctcaataaccaagaggcccagggacttgatattgggcctgtagtatgctggggtgatgggctacaaagtttgttcaaataattgaccttgaccttcattcaaggtcatatttgttaaataggctataatcttcaaacgacttcttctcaataaccaagaggcccagggacttgatattggacctgtagcatgctggggtgaagggctacaaagtttgttcaaataaatgaccttgaccttcattcaaggtcacattggtcaaataggctatattcttcaaacaacttcttctcaataaccaagaggcccagggacttggtattgggtctgtagcatgcttgggtgaagggctaccaagtttgttcaaatgaattgccTTGACATTCACTGAAGGCCATAttagtcaaataggctatattcttcaaatgacttcttcttaataaccaagaggcacagggacttgatattgggcctgtagcatgctggggtgaagggctacaaattttgttcaaatgaatgacccttgacctacatttaaggtcacaggggtgaaatcggcttaaatctgtaaataataattttgcgatagccaagagcctcctagaccagatattaggccaataaaatgctggaatgaaggactagaaaatttattaatatgaataaacctagctaactatgataatcagcatagtatctgtagaaatgacctcaatcaacttcaaagttgctgtagagccaggtgagcgatacaggcccattgggcctcttgtattcctatgcagtcaatatctatcatgatatgtgtcactcatacattgtatgtaacagatacaggtcatgaatgtacaacGGTTGTTCAagacaattataaaatcatacagttaaatgtttaaacttaaaaaaagaTCATAAGGTAAGCTGCATTTAGTGtttggaatgtttgataagtatttacttataaCTCAAACATGGAAATCATATTAATCTATggtgatttacattataattgacttctaatactctatacatacttacattataatattaaagacacaaagtaatagtaccagtctgaaataaaatatttttttttttttttttttatatatatgtatatatatgataatgacttataactgttgttgtaatagtattttaaaagtaatgaacaatcatatcatttcaaatgTGTCAGATATAGAcagtcacaagtctgtacctatatcTTATATGAacttggtgtacatgtaggttagcccgagtttcctctggccctgacaccatatacaCCAGATGGGTgtatctctgaacgccaacattttgaatttacctgtagggcagtttgttttgatagcGATTATAGTCTTTTCCCTAAAAGTAGTCTCAATGCCAACAggtcatttacctgtaaaaattACCAGTTGATACTACCTGTAGGTGaaattaatgatttataattaaatatcatgtatttatatgtatatcaaaaatatttattttatttgatatctagtttcaaatttaaaacgacaatacaatatttttttgcttgaaaattatctttatgttcaaaattatgattttattttatcttattaaagtcttaaaaaatcatttatgctcatttttaaaatatatatatatttgcatttagataaataaaatggtTTAACTCTCTCGTTGCAACATTAATTTCCATATAGGCATATggataatttgaattaattgagACTAATTTCACTACTTTAGAAAGTTTTGTTctatattgatgataatatatacagctacataAAAGTCTGCACAAACAGCAATATACCTGAAAATATAACTTCCCAAAACTTGAATGTTCCATTGTACAACcaggtacacatttaataaGTACTAATTACTACTTTGGTCGCATGTTATTGACTACCTCTCAATACAGGActtgaaaatttgacaaattacAAAGAGTGATATTCAAATTCTATGTCACCAGAGATGCAAACTCTACACAGGCGTTCACTTATATCGACGAATTTCAATATTCAGAGTATGCGCTGATAAACGTATTCTACTCAAAGCAATTATTGTAcgttttggtatatatttatatagataacgttgtagtgatatataatctactaaataatgtaaacatatcttGTCGTGCATTgtcaataatacattttaatactaaaaaagTATCTCAATGCAGTTCTTAGTACTAAATAGCTTTAATCAATacttaattacattataatactGGGTATACACAATTGGGAAGAAAACCCGATTAAGttaatttctattttctttCCGTCAAAAATGCATTTCGTAAAAGGCCTCCATTTCCACCCGAGTCCAATACaattgttaaaaatagtaagcAAGGCTTGATTTACGAAATCTTCGTTGTAATATTGAGACTGTCAATGCCGTATGCCTTCAGAAGCTTTATAGCACTTTTAAATTCATCCGTAGATAGATATCACGGTCAAGCTCCAAAAACAGAGATCTAGAGTccatatcaacatgtaaatCAGTATTCTGCTAGACATTATCAGAATGGGGTTTGTTCTTGCATTATAACGTGGATTGGTTTTCCATAGGTGCTTCCTATATTGCCTTTGTtgagaggtacatgtacatgtatgtgtgtccAGTCATTTTCAACTTTCTATATGCATattttgtaatgtaatgtaatatcatgtaagtttttatttcagatattctTACTTTCTCTATGTAAGgctttttattatatatatttaatcatttccaTTTGAATATTAGCATGCATTGTTCATTTATCgtattaatatgtattttatgtgtacaatattaataaataagtATAGATTTCTTAGTGATGAGATTGGTGAAATAAACTTTTCAAGTAATTAGTTAACAAAAACTATTCAGTGCTATGATGGAACTGTAAGtggcatatatatgtatatttatgaacaaatgttgttattacatagatttgttgctattttttaaaactatatatgttCTATATTACTTAATTGCTCATTTTGTTGAATGCATACATGTGTGTTCTaagaaaatgggaaaaaaaaccaaatacaATTCTACTGTATGATttgtaaaacacaggtaaatctcaagtgacaggtaaaaaaaaagacagcTTATATGAAGCAGTATATAATTA
This window contains:
- the LOC117318916 gene encoding uncharacterized protein LOC117318916, whose translation is MINSLSGLGKLFTKENIVDLSQYKEDKEKLALLRLYEPKTEFVKWTDDEEKQIVASAPDIGFPQCCRLFRDTPSLQTERVKFFERPLHYFKSSLSKLEDGKFYGLLYLFLNGGSVVEHDLDPFIENIEENEKMKAAFAFDVVKVNPTSELIYKKEKKAEFVKESLECLLGWLVRKESTLWVKYPSFKFNHDSIEETVALLYGEKTPTGYIQNCPRKFLSYVTTTKNTPNRIVISSDNQTNAMYKRIVKEFQSVDPKRYRYLSECDYLATLDVWTDTLFLQGFIRWLSGQNDDKNLHQLIKCGLLNEACSTGLEDRVSYLLSVGATPDNDTPFIVVKGGSVPLLTQILKYDVIPTTRARESRSSYIYYTYNINVLQEACLFEREEMVTMLCDTYPDLVHGTDDGRQSTLHLVAQTGNVGLFQTVERLVLKSLCRVEDVQHKCETEDGRVVHRSCVCGQYMSQLVDYRGFTVLHESCRWGHRELSLYLCQCYPALTTAVTSDGFTVLHYSCSWGQRELSLELCKLDPALTTAVDNRGGTVLHYSCGQGHRELSLYLCKLYPALTTAVDNYGYNCLHHIARWTSDVDMFTDCERHVKQYVEKTGGKYDITTILTNDGRSVLDMAKELRERWELYNNRLYDHLVKVFNK